The following proteins are co-located in the Elusimicrobiota bacterium genome:
- a CDS encoding glycosyltransferase family 2 protein — MNLNPLLSISIVSYNTKDLLYNCLKSIYTQIRDINFEVIVVDNNSSDGSQEMVKKEFSQVRLILNTVNNGFGKANNQAIRESKGKYILLLNSDTVIINDIVKKMIDFMESNLQTGVAGCKLLRPDMTIQPMTNFAFNIWTEFARFFNLKKIIYFIPGLAKFTAKYFAKFMGKNYKSYFNSYLVQNKVQKVDYVSGACLMARKNVVMDIGLFDEKFFLYYEDVDLCLRIKQKGWIINLLPETGIVHHIGQSSKKELWKISGSMNASMYYYYKKHNSFIEVLLIKIIAISALSLRNIYLLIFYPISKDKRKTIQEELKSNMSFIKLSIYEA, encoded by the coding sequence ATGAATCTTAATCCGTTGTTGTCAATATCTATCGTCAGTTATAATACAAAAGATTTGTTATATAATTGCCTTAAATCTATTTATACACAGATTAGAGATATTAATTTTGAAGTAATTGTTGTTGATAATAATTCAAGTGATGGAAGTCAGGAGATGGTTAAAAAAGAATTTTCGCAAGTTAGATTAATTCTAAATACGGTAAACAATGGTTTTGGTAAAGCTAATAATCAGGCTATACGGGAAAGTAAAGGGAAATATATATTATTGTTAAATAGCGATACGGTAATAATAAATGATATAGTTAAGAAAATGATTGATTTCATGGAATCCAATTTGCAGACCGGTGTTGCCGGGTGTAAATTATTGAGGCCGGATATGACCATCCAGCCGATGACTAATTTTGCATTTAATATCTGGACAGAATTCGCGAGGTTTTTTAATTTAAAAAAAATAATATATTTCATACCGGGTTTGGCAAAATTTACAGCGAAATACTTTGCTAAATTTATGGGCAAAAATTATAAGTCTTATTTTAATTCATATTTAGTACAAAATAAAGTTCAAAAAGTGGATTATGTGTCCGGTGCTTGTTTAATGGCGAGAAAAAATGTTGTTATGGATATCGGGTTGTTTGATGAAAAATTCTTTTTATATTACGAGGATGTCGATTTATGTTTGCGGATAAAACAGAAAGGCTGGATAATAAATCTTCTTCCTGAGACTGGAATAGTTCATCATATCGGACAAAGTTCTAAAAAGGAATTATGGAAAATTTCCGGCTCTATGAATGCAAGTATGTATTATTATTATAAAAAGCATAACAGTTTTATAGAAGTATTATTGATAAAAATAATAGCGATTTCGGCATTAAGTCTTAGAAATATATACTTGCTGATATTTTATCCCATATCCAAAGACAAAAGAAAAACAATACAAGAAGAGTTAAAGTCAAATATGTCTTTTATAAAGTTAAGTATTTATGAAGCATAA